In a single window of the Prevotella melaninogenica genome:
- a CDS encoding undecaprenyl-diphosphate phosphatase yields MTLLQTIIISIVEGLTEFLPVSSTGHMIITQNLLGVPSGDEFVHAFTFIIQFGAILSVVCLYWKRFFQIDHSPVPADEKSAFKRLIHPVKFYWLLFIGVLPAVIIGLAAKKSGLLDWLLDSVWVVAIMLVVGGIFMLFCDKIFNKGKEENQVTEKRALSIGFFQCLSVIPGTSRSMATIVGGMANGLTRKRAAEFSFFLAVPTMAGATLLDLLDLLKGDSTWASAHNLIMLAVGCVVSFIVALLAMKWFVSFLAKYGFKWFGWYRIIVGVIIIIMLLCDIPLNMVD; encoded by the coding sequence ATGACACTTTTACAAACGATTATCATCTCTATCGTTGAAGGACTGACGGAGTTCCTTCCTGTGTCATCTACTGGTCACATGATTATCACACAGAATCTTTTAGGTGTACCATCAGGTGACGAGTTTGTGCATGCCTTTACCTTCATCATACAGTTTGGTGCTATCCTCTCTGTTGTATGTCTGTATTGGAAGAGATTTTTCCAAATTGACCATTCACCAGTACCAGCAGATGAGAAGAGCGCCTTCAAAAGGCTTATCCACCCAGTAAAGTTCTATTGGTTACTCTTTATTGGTGTCCTACCAGCAGTCATCATAGGCTTGGCAGCTAAAAAGAGTGGACTACTTGACTGGCTACTCGACTCAGTTTGGGTTGTAGCTATCATGCTTGTTGTGGGTGGTATATTCATGCTTTTCTGTGACAAGATTTTCAACAAAGGAAAAGAAGAAAACCAGGTAACAGAGAAACGTGCATTAAGTATTGGTTTTTTCCAGTGCTTATCGGTTATCCCTGGCACAAGCCGATCTATGGCAACTATCGTTGGTGGTATGGCAAATGGATTGACACGTAAGCGTGCAGCAGAGTTCTCTTTCTTCCTTGCAGTACCTACTATGGCTGGCGCAACACTGCTTGACCTGCTTGATTTATTAAAAGGTGATAGCACATGGGCGTCTGCTCATAACCTTATAATGCTCGCTGTAGGCTGTGTCGTATCATTTATCGTTGCTTTGTTAGCAATGAAATGGTTCGTAAGTTTCCTTGCAAAATATGGTTTCAAGTGGTTCGGTTGGTATCGTATCATCGTTGGCGTTATCATCATTATAATGCTGCTCTGTGAT
- a CDS encoding DUF3098 domain-containing protein, with amino-acid sequence MDKRNLAFGKTNFILLAIGIAVVILGFILMSGGTSTETVFDPDIFSARHITIAPIVTFIGFISIIGAILYQPKETKEVEE; translated from the coding sequence ATGGACAAAAGAAATTTAGCTTTTGGTAAGACCAACTTTATTTTGTTGGCTATAGGTATAGCCGTTGTTATTCTCGGCTTTATCCTTATGAGTGGTGGAACATCTACAGAAACCGTATTTGATCCAGACATCTTCAGTGCACGCCATATCACGATTGCACCTATTGTTACCTTTATTGGTTTTATCTCTATCATTGGTGCTATCCTCTATCAGCCGAAAGAAACTAAAGAAGTGGAGGAATAA
- a CDS encoding cell division protein FtsX: protein MAKKRNKARSRHSLQVVTLCISTAMVLMLIGMVVLTGFTSRNLSSYVKENLTITMILQPDMNTEESSALCQRIRNLHYINSLNFISKEQALKEGTRELGANPAEFAGENPFTGEIEVQLKANYANNDSIRNIVQQLRTYRGVSDITYPQSLVESVNQTLGKISLVLLVIAVLLTIVSFSLINNTIRLSIYARRFSIHTMKLVGASWNFIRAPFLRRAVLEGLVSALLAIVVLGIGMCFLYDYEPEITKVLSWEALVITAIVMLAFGVIIATFCSWLSVNKFLRMKAGDLYKI from the coding sequence ATGGCAAAAAAAAGAAACAAAGCCCGCAGTCGTCATAGCCTGCAGGTTGTCACACTATGTATCAGTACAGCTATGGTGCTGATGCTGATTGGTATGGTTGTACTTACAGGCTTTACCAGTCGCAATCTTAGTTCTTATGTAAAGGAGAATCTGACTATTACAATGATTCTCCAGCCCGATATGAATACGGAAGAGAGTTCTGCTCTTTGTCAGCGTATTCGCAACTTGCACTATATCAATAGCCTTAATTTTATCAGTAAAGAGCAGGCATTGAAGGAAGGAACTCGCGAATTAGGTGCCAACCCTGCCGAATTTGCAGGTGAGAATCCGTTTACGGGTGAGATAGAAGTACAGTTGAAGGCAAACTATGCCAACAATGACTCTATTCGCAATATTGTTCAGCAGTTGCGTACCTATCGTGGTGTGAGCGACATCACTTATCCACAGAGTCTGGTAGAAAGTGTAAATCAAACTTTGGGTAAGATTAGTTTGGTACTATTGGTTATTGCTGTTTTGCTCACCATCGTATCATTCTCTCTGATTAACAACACTATTCGATTAAGTATCTATGCACGCCGCTTCTCAATTCACACAATGAAGCTTGTTGGCGCATCATGGAATTTCATCCGTGCTCCATTCTTGCGTCGTGCGGTATTGGAAGGACTTGTCTCTGCCCTGTTGGCTATCGTAGTTTTGGGTATTGGAATGTGTTTCCTCTATGATTATGAGCCTGAGATTACGAAAGTATTGTCATGGGAGGCTTTGGTTATCACAGCAATAGTCATGTTAGCTTTTGGTGTGATTATTGCCACCTTCTGCTCATGGTTGTCAGTAAACAAGTTCCTGCGTATGAAGGCAGGTGACTTATATAAGATTTAA
- a CDS encoding porin family protein encodes MKRIAILIVLVTSTLVSMAQNKPGTWSVIPHVGVSISSLLGGSGIYEVADNEVVEVKPHALLGFIGGADVMYQASDVVGVSAGLSFVQAGCKFKDDKEKNSVVYNRNLRMNYVAMPILIHSYLLPGFSVKAGIEPTLLLGARSHEVQQSFDVDKEGKKSNFSEDEFTIDVKKGMRNIGLSIPIGVSYEYENVVLGALYHVGVFNIYKVGDSSRNSVIELSVGYKLNL; translated from the coding sequence ATGAAACGAATAGCTATTCTAATCGTATTAGTTACATCAACTTTGGTGTCAATGGCACAGAATAAACCAGGTACATGGTCAGTGATACCGCATGTTGGAGTGTCAATTTCTTCTTTGTTAGGTGGGTCTGGTATTTATGAAGTTGCTGACAATGAGGTTGTTGAGGTTAAACCCCATGCATTATTAGGCTTTATTGGCGGAGCAGATGTGATGTATCAAGCATCAGATGTTGTTGGCGTTTCAGCTGGTTTATCTTTTGTTCAAGCAGGTTGTAAGTTTAAAGATGATAAAGAGAAGAACTCTGTAGTATATAATCGTAATTTGCGAATGAATTATGTTGCTATGCCGATTTTAATCCATAGTTATCTATTACCGGGGTTTTCTGTAAAGGCAGGTATAGAGCCAACTTTGTTACTTGGTGCAAGAAGTCATGAAGTACAACAGTCGTTTGATGTGGATAAAGAGGGTAAAAAGTCTAACTTCTCTGAGGATGAGTTTACCATTGATGTGAAGAAGGGGATGCGCAATATAGGTCTTTCTATACCTATTGGCGTCAGCTATGAGTATGAAAACGTTGTGTTAGGAGCGTTATATCATGTGGGCGTATTTAATATTTACAAGGTAGGGGACTCTTCTCGCAATAGTGTGATTGAGCTATCAGTAGGTTATAAACTTAATCTTTAG
- a CDS encoding DUF3078 domain-containing protein: MKRNFLITLFLIMGLGAMAQVHHPISVRSDERPSMDKIQAYIDSLNSLKDSVFTSKNPKGRREQRLRRNDMRLFMPLTYYGNVAEGLFTRDRKENPVLSELMHLYLTRPDLVQGTDRMVQQQQTKLDDIKTPIHHDATLVEKVTERPVEPTTVPVEVMVKRPNFWTINGDYALQFLQNYVSGNWYKGGESNYSALASLVMQANYNNKQKVKWENRLELKYGMQSSRSDSLHSFKSTEDLIRLTSKLGLQATKRWYYTVQFVGNTQFSYSYRSNDPKVYSAFAAPLNINLSIGMDYSVDWMNHRLKGNFHLAPLAYNMKYTRMLELTRRLGIKDGKHFLHDFGSEFTVDLEWKLMESLTWKTRLYGYTTYKRTELEWENTFTFRFNRYISSRVFIYPRFDDGVRRDNDHAFWQLKEFASIGFQYSF; this comes from the coding sequence ATGAAACGGAACTTTTTAATCACATTGTTTCTAATAATGGGCTTGGGTGCTATGGCTCAAGTACATCATCCTATCTCTGTTCGTAGCGATGAACGGCCGTCAATGGATAAGATACAAGCGTATATCGATTCGTTAAATTCGCTGAAAGATAGCGTGTTTACAAGTAAGAATCCAAAGGGTAGACGTGAGCAGAGGCTACGTCGAAATGACATGCGATTGTTTATGCCACTGACCTATTATGGTAATGTGGCTGAAGGTTTGTTCACACGTGATAGAAAAGAAAACCCAGTTCTGTCAGAGTTGATGCACCTTTATTTGACACGTCCTGACCTTGTGCAGGGGACTGATCGAATGGTACAGCAACAGCAGACGAAGTTAGATGATATTAAAACGCCAATACATCATGATGCAACATTGGTAGAGAAGGTGACTGAGCGTCCTGTTGAGCCAACAACTGTACCAGTAGAAGTCATGGTGAAGCGTCCTAATTTCTGGACGATAAACGGTGATTATGCCTTGCAGTTCCTGCAGAATTACGTTTCAGGAAACTGGTATAAAGGTGGTGAAAGCAACTATTCTGCGTTGGCATCATTGGTTATGCAAGCCAATTACAACAATAAGCAGAAGGTGAAGTGGGAAAACCGATTGGAGTTGAAGTATGGTATGCAGAGTAGCCGTTCAGATTCTTTGCATAGTTTCAAGAGTACAGAGGATTTGATTCGTCTTACTTCTAAACTTGGTTTGCAGGCAACAAAGCGTTGGTATTATACGGTGCAGTTTGTTGGTAATACGCAGTTTAGCTACTCTTATCGTTCGAATGATCCAAAGGTTTATTCAGCTTTTGCGGCTCCATTGAACATAAACCTCTCTATCGGTATGGATTACTCGGTAGATTGGATGAATCATCGTTTGAAGGGTAATTTCCATTTGGCTCCATTGGCTTATAATATGAAGTACACTCGTATGTTAGAGTTAACTCGTCGTTTGGGCATCAAGGATGGTAAGCATTTCTTGCATGACTTCGGTTCTGAGTTTACTGTTGATTTGGAATGGAAGTTGATGGAATCGCTTACTTGGAAGACACGATTGTATGGATATACTACGTATAAGCGTACAGAGTTGGAATGGGAGAATACATTCACCTTCCGATTCAATCGTTATATCTCAAGTCGTGTGTTCATCTATCCTCGCTTTGATGATGGTGTTCGTCGTGATAATGACCATGCTTTCTGGCAGTTGAAGGAGTTTGCTTCTATCGGATTCCAATATAGCTTTTAA
- a CDS encoding SusC/RagA family TonB-linked outer membrane protein → MKYHQHMFRTLRSLPSLVFLTAFILMISWSSPASAQTPGKKFSISFKDKSVAQILDFISTKGDYKINYSDDVKNDTLLLTISFEDVDELSAVEKLLSHSSFVYNIDGKVIDVFKMKNATQGQYTIRGTVKDKDGLGVPFAIVQIKGTSQGVTADIDGNFSMPVEKEEGTVTISSVGYDAKTLKYHTGKAMNVILTSSAIAMGEVTVVAYGKRNTREQVGAIASVKVEDLQKAPTASIENLLQGRMAGVDVSNLSGSPGGGGSRITIRGFSSLNQKGINDGSPLYVIDGIPVSSSAGDATGGINPLSGLDPSSIESVQVLKDAASASLYGSRAGNGVILITTKKGKSGRSEVSFNVSQSLSWLPSTPMQTLGKGERDIALLLAKSQRGAHYDYITDKLVYPGSYKDSYGWDADNDGAYDYLWRNGKVLDSERRLPGIAQDSLNTFYNNRTNWWKYAFRVGRVTKADMLLAGGTDNIRYMVNAGVYDETGIMISSNFRRFSLLSNLDFNLSTKLSAFTRINLTYATQKAGADGGRVQGLTFDPKRTSTLLPGKGSTAEQVALRQLKDIDKTNSNYNVRLSVGLNYNILKGLKFSSTYSLDHYFTRVYTFTPDYLKYDKKSEVQASNIAMTNVQTENILTYNLALPSEHKLELMAGMTYNYDLLQNLSGTAKGGPTNSIKYAGEGWPSLFNDGGTVRAAQSFLTNQQEQSLLSFLGRAAYSYKKRYMAELSIRADGSSVFGKDVRWGTFPSVGLGWAFSEERFMKKFWWLSFGKLRASWGKSGQKFQEPYLALGVMEESNIFNGSLGLIPQSMANKKLTWEESDQYDLGLDLQLLDYRLKFKLDYYYKYSSKLLMQSYLPGNVFLATNMWDNASAISNEGIEFEAQYDVIRKKNWNWSVGFNLSHNKNMLRKTYNGEDLNDKVLGRPVYGIYTFKDEGIVQKEEDIPMYLNASGKQIPLYFQSINNPLRVGGRKIKDQNYDGVIDDKDLYYAGSTLPAVYGGLNSHLEWKGLSFDVLFSYTISRKVMNMYKNSAFTFTKDFGVIMNYFHSGDFWTTSNRDAKYPSLEFADKDYVGQFDGNVDSNIENISFLRLKQLVIGYQIPKNWLKGSFIKDANVYLSGENLFLLTNYSGVDPEIINPYSGKDDGTQYPLNRKVTLGLNLKF, encoded by the coding sequence ATGAAGTATCATCAACACATGTTTAGAACTTTAAGAAGCTTGCCTTCTTTGGTGTTTCTGACAGCTTTTATCTTGATGATTTCGTGGAGTTCTCCTGCTTCTGCACAGACGCCAGGAAAGAAGTTCTCGATTTCGTTTAAGGATAAGAGTGTTGCTCAGATTTTGGATTTCATTTCTACAAAGGGAGACTACAAGATTAATTACTCAGACGATGTTAAGAACGACACATTGCTTCTTACCATCTCGTTTGAGGATGTAGACGAACTGAGTGCTGTGGAAAAACTATTGTCTCATTCTTCTTTCGTCTACAATATTGACGGAAAGGTGATTGATGTGTTCAAAATGAAGAACGCAACGCAGGGACAATACACAATTCGTGGTACTGTAAAAGACAAAGATGGATTGGGTGTGCCTTTTGCTATTGTGCAGATTAAGGGTACGTCGCAAGGTGTTACTGCCGATATTGATGGTAACTTCTCTATGCCTGTAGAAAAAGAGGAGGGAACGGTTACAATCTCCAGTGTGGGCTATGACGCTAAAACACTGAAGTATCATACTGGTAAGGCAATGAATGTTATCTTGACTTCTTCAGCTATTGCAATGGGTGAGGTTACGGTTGTTGCATACGGTAAGCGTAATACACGTGAGCAGGTAGGTGCTATTGCTTCTGTGAAAGTTGAAGATTTGCAGAAGGCTCCAACCGCAAGTATTGAGAACCTCTTGCAAGGCCGTATGGCAGGTGTGGATGTAAGCAATCTCTCAGGTTCACCTGGTGGTGGTGGCTCTCGTATTACAATTCGTGGCTTCAGTTCTCTTAATCAGAAGGGTATCAATGATGGTTCTCCACTCTATGTGATTGATGGTATTCCAGTGTCAAGTAGTGCTGGAGATGCAACAGGTGGTATTAACCCATTGTCAGGACTTGATCCTTCAAGTATTGAGTCTGTACAGGTTCTCAAGGATGCTGCTTCTGCTTCCCTCTATGGTTCACGTGCAGGTAATGGTGTTATCCTTATCACTACGAAGAAAGGTAAGTCTGGACGTTCTGAGGTTAGCTTCAATGTGTCACAGTCTCTCTCTTGGTTACCAAGTACACCAATGCAGACACTTGGTAAGGGTGAGCGTGATATAGCTCTTCTCCTTGCTAAAAGCCAGAGAGGTGCGCATTATGACTACATTACAGATAAGTTAGTTTATCCTGGTTCTTATAAGGATTCATACGGCTGGGATGCTGATAATGATGGTGCGTATGACTATTTGTGGCGTAACGGTAAGGTGTTGGATTCAGAACGTCGTCTGCCAGGTATTGCACAGGACTCACTTAATACCTTTTATAATAACAGAACAAACTGGTGGAAGTATGCCTTTCGTGTAGGTAGAGTTACAAAAGCTGATATGTTGTTGGCTGGTGGTACGGATAATATTAGATATATGGTTAATGCTGGTGTCTATGATGAAACTGGTATTATGATTAGTTCTAATTTCCGTCGTTTCAGTTTGTTGAGTAACCTTGACTTCAACTTGTCAACAAAGTTGAGTGCATTCACACGTATCAACCTTACATACGCTACGCAGAAAGCAGGAGCTGATGGAGGTCGTGTGCAGGGATTGACATTTGACCCGAAACGTACATCGACTCTCTTGCCAGGTAAGGGTAGTACTGCTGAACAAGTGGCGTTGAGACAGTTGAAAGATATTGATAAGACCAACTCGAACTATAATGTTCGTCTGAGTGTTGGCTTGAACTATAACATCTTGAAGGGTTTGAAGTTCTCTTCTACTTATTCACTTGACCATTACTTCACACGTGTGTACACATTCACACCTGATTACTTGAAGTATGATAAGAAGTCTGAGGTGCAGGCTTCTAACATTGCAATGACGAATGTTCAGACTGAGAATATCCTTACTTATAACCTCGCATTGCCAAGTGAACATAAGTTGGAGTTGATGGCTGGTATGACTTATAACTATGATTTGTTGCAAAATTTAAGTGGTACAGCAAAGGGTGGTCCTACTAACTCTATCAAGTATGCTGGTGAGGGCTGGCCTTCACTCTTCAATGATGGTGGAACGGTAAGAGCTGCACAGAGCTTCCTTACGAATCAGCAGGAGCAGTCATTGCTCAGTTTCTTGGGTCGTGCTGCTTATAGCTATAAGAAACGTTATATGGCAGAGCTTTCTATTCGCGCAGATGGTTCAAGTGTGTTCGGTAAGGATGTACGTTGGGGAACCTTCCCTTCTGTAGGCCTTGGCTGGGCATTCAGTGAAGAACGCTTTATGAAGAAGTTCTGGTGGTTAAGCTTCGGTAAACTCCGTGCTTCTTGGGGTAAGTCTGGACAGAAGTTTCAGGAGCCTTACTTGGCTTTAGGTGTGATGGAGGAGAGTAACATCTTTAATGGTTCGTTAGGTCTTATCCCACAATCTATGGCTAATAAGAAGTTGACTTGGGAGGAGAGTGATCAGTATGACCTCGGACTTGACTTGCAACTCTTGGATTATCGCTTGAAGTTCAAACTTGATTATTACTATAAGTATTCAAGTAAGTTGTTGATGCAGTCTTATTTGCCAGGTAATGTCTTCCTTGCAACAAATATGTGGGACAATGCTTCTGCTATCTCTAACGAGGGTATTGAGTTTGAGGCTCAATATGATGTTATCCGTAAGAAGAATTGGAATTGGAGTGTTGGTTTTAACCTCTCTCACAATAAGAATATGCTGCGTAAGACATACAATGGTGAAGACCTTAATGATAAAGTCTTAGGTCGTCCTGTTTATGGTATTTATACTTTCAAGGATGAGGGAATCGTTCAGAAGGAGGAAGATATCCCAATGTATCTCAATGCGTCTGGTAAGCAGATTCCTCTTTACTTCCAGTCTATTAACAATCCATTGCGTGTGGGCGGAAGAAAGATTAAGGATCAGAACTATGATGGTGTGATTGATGATAAGGACCTCTACTATGCTGGTAGTACACTTCCTGCAGTTTATGGTGGTTTGAATAGCCATCTGGAATGGAAGGGTTTGAGCTTTGATGTACTCTTTAGCTATACTATTAGCCGTAAGGTAATGAATATGTATAAGAACAGTGCTTTCACCTTTACAAAGGACTTTGGTGTTATTATGAACTACTTCCATTCTGGTGACTTCTGGACTACAAGCAATAGAGATGCGAAGTATCCATCACTTGAGTTCGCTGATAAGGATTATGTTGGACAGTTTGATGGTAACGTAGATTCTAACATTGAGAATATTAGTTTCTTACGTCTTAAGCAGTTGGTTATTGGCTATCAGATACCTAAGAACTGGTTGAAGGGTTCTTTCATTAAGGATGCTAATGTCTATCTCAGTGGTGAGAACTTGTTCTTGCTTACCAATTATTCAGGAGTAGACCCAGAAATTATCAACCCTTACTCTGGTAAGGACGATGGAACACAGTATCCATTGAATAGAAAAGTTACTTTGGGCCTCAACTTAAAATTCTAA
- a CDS encoding RagB/SusD family nutrient uptake outer membrane protein, with translation MKKIIMLSICGCLLSSCSLDLQPENGLTYSNSFNTEKELNATTTSILYYINTVVGNNYVLSTAGMKADEILDGKQLRQWNPRTVITSEYSWKGLYDIIFEANLLLDNIDKTKDLTEDRRKYHVGQAEFALGLSYFLLAQRYGEAIITENSTEIKPYSLSSQSDVLNAAIEHAKKALDILPTWDKLTDLNGVAITNRQTASKGTAAALLAQIYAWKGSVTELYKLQGNAQEDYQKSIDYSTQLIAGQVGNYQLCSSPEELCTYLSNEKSPNPEVIFSLYFDKTRSENVVSPNEVAQNFVSWPVREDQTLADLPSSSIYQLYTSTVESLFPDATDQRLQAFFYEWGTSHEVDGTDYAIMYKFRKAIMDADQYSASGKTYRTVDANYVYWRLADFYLLRAECYQKLGNEAKAIADLNVIRSRAGALSYPSTYDTEGLKKAIFREREKEFIGENDARYADVIRNGYVKEELQGKFLLLTNQDIQGGALFLPLPKDSWQDKDGHIINTQLRQKPYWQAYN, from the coding sequence ATGAAGAAGATTATAATGCTCTCAATATGTGGTTGTCTTCTGTCCTCTTGCAGCCTTGACTTGCAGCCAGAGAACGGATTGACTTACAGCAACTCGTTCAATACAGAGAAAGAGTTGAATGCAACAACCACTTCTATTCTATATTATATCAACACTGTCGTAGGTAACAACTACGTTCTTTCAACAGCAGGCATGAAGGCTGACGAAATACTCGATGGTAAGCAGTTACGCCAGTGGAATCCACGTACTGTGATTACAAGCGAGTATTCTTGGAAAGGTCTTTACGACATTATCTTTGAAGCTAACCTTCTGCTTGATAATATAGATAAGACAAAGGACTTGACAGAAGACCGTCGGAAGTATCATGTAGGACAAGCAGAATTTGCTCTTGGACTATCTTATTTCCTCTTGGCACAACGATATGGTGAGGCAATCATTACAGAGAATTCTACTGAGATAAAGCCTTACTCTTTGTCTTCTCAGAGTGATGTACTCAATGCTGCAATAGAACATGCAAAGAAGGCATTAGATATTTTGCCTACATGGGATAAGTTGACGGATTTGAATGGTGTGGCAATTACTAATCGTCAGACGGCTTCAAAGGGTACTGCCGCTGCCTTGCTTGCACAGATTTATGCGTGGAAGGGTAGTGTAACAGAACTTTATAAGTTGCAAGGTAATGCACAGGAAGATTATCAGAAGTCTATCGATTACTCAACACAACTTATCGCTGGTCAGGTTGGTAACTATCAGCTATGTTCTTCTCCAGAGGAACTCTGCACGTATTTGTCTAATGAGAAGTCTCCTAACCCAGAGGTAATCTTTAGCTTGTACTTTGACAAGACACGCTCAGAGAATGTTGTTTCACCTAATGAGGTGGCACAGAACTTTGTTAGTTGGCCTGTTAGAGAAGACCAGACCTTGGCTGATTTGCCTTCAAGCAGTATCTATCAGCTTTATACTTCAACAGTAGAGTCTCTCTTCCCTGATGCTACTGATCAGCGTTTGCAGGCATTCTTCTATGAGTGGGGTACCTCACATGAGGTAGATGGAACAGACTATGCTATCATGTATAAGTTCAGAAAAGCAATTATGGATGCCGATCAATATTCTGCAAGTGGTAAGACCTATCGTACGGTAGATGCTAATTATGTTTACTGGCGACTTGCTGATTTCTATCTGTTGAGAGCTGAGTGCTATCAAAAGTTAGGTAATGAAGCAAAGGCTATTGCTGACCTCAATGTGATTCGTTCGCGTGCTGGTGCGCTTTCTTATCCATCAACATACGATACAGAGGGCTTGAAGAAAGCTATCTTCCGTGAAAGAGAGAAGGAGTTTATTGGTGAGAATGATGCACGTTATGCAGATGTTATCCGTAATGGCTACGTGAAAGAAGAATTGCAGGGTAAGTTCCTTTTGCTGACTAATCAAGACATTCAGGGTGGTGCACTCTTCCTTCCACTTCCAAAGGATTCATGGCAGGATAAGGATGGACATATTATTAATACCCAGTTGCGCCAGAAGCCTTATTGGCAGGCTTATAACTAA
- a CDS encoding fasciclin domain-containing protein, whose translation MKKIIYIIAVCLTMGVLSSCTKYNFDDTGLANGKHDMTMWEYFKSDSYNWDSLRVMAERAGLVSLFQGTSQYGKNFTFFGPTNHSIRRYLYDNGMTRVSDIPVADCKKFILNCVLPNKRVMLDDFKEGVKSSDASTPIGKGGETVEMASGNQLWIYTFRESYNSVPGAGPLRIHLVSPTTTKTSDVASCNIETNTGVVHSLVYDFNLTDF comes from the coding sequence ATGAAAAAGATTATATATATAATAGCAGTGTGTCTTACAATGGGAGTACTCTCCAGTTGTACCAAGTATAATTTCGATGACACAGGTCTTGCTAATGGTAAGCATGATATGACCATGTGGGAATACTTTAAAAGCGATAGCTATAACTGGGATTCTCTTCGCGTGATGGCTGAGCGTGCTGGTTTAGTTTCTCTTTTCCAAGGTACAAGTCAGTATGGCAAGAACTTCACTTTCTTTGGTCCTACCAATCATAGTATCCGTCGTTATCTCTATGATAATGGGATGACGAGAGTATCAGATATTCCTGTTGCAGATTGCAAGAAGTTTATCTTGAATTGTGTTCTGCCTAACAAACGTGTGATGCTTGATGATTTTAAGGAAGGTGTTAAATCTTCTGATGCATCAACACCTATTGGTAAGGGAGGTGAGACTGTAGAGATGGCTTCAGGCAATCAGTTGTGGATTTATACTTTCCGCGAGTCTTACAACAGCGTTCCTGGTGCTGGACCTTTGCGTATCCACTTGGTCTCTCCTACGACAACTAAGACGTCGGACGTTGCTTCATGTAATATTGAAACAAACACGGGAGTGGTTCACTCACTTGTTTATGACTTCAACTTAACTGACTTTTAA